The following nucleotide sequence is from Sulfurospirillum arsenophilum NBRC 109478.
CGAAGTTTATCTTGGAAAATGGAGAACTCTTTAAAACACTTAAAAATACCCAAGTAGCTTCTATTCTCAACCTTACGCCTGAAACACTTTCGAGAACACTCTCAAAATTTAAGTCTTCCAACATGATTGAATTGGATGAAAAACACCATATACAAGTCATAAATCGTCAAAAATTAGAAGAGGTACTATAACTTTTTTGCATACATACCTTGACATAGGTCAAGGTTTTTTATCACCTTTCTTTATACAATACCCTAAAGCTTTCAATAGATTATTTTATTAAAGATAAATTAATAAAAATAGGAGGTTGTGAGTCTTGGTTCTAGGTTGGCGTTGTTTCTTTACATGTAAAGAAACACAGAACATTAGATCTCTTATGCGAAGTTGTTTTCGTGAGATGTCTATGAAGGAGGAAATGTGAAAAATAGTAATTTCCTAAAGTACGCAGCACTCTTGGTTTTTGTGATTGCTATAGGCTTTTTTGCCTATATGGTTCACGCATCCAAAGCGCTATCGTATCTCTCCAGCGATCCAAAAGCCTGTATCAACTGTCACGTCATGAATACGCAATATGCGACATGGCAACACAGTTCACATGCTGAACGGGCCGGCTGTATCGATTGTCACTTACCACGTGATAATATGGTTAATAAGTACATTGCAAAAGCACGGGATGGTTACAACCATAGTGTTGCTTTTACATTTAATACGTACAAAAATGCCATCAAGATCAGCGACGATGGAGCGAAAAGAGTACAGGAGAATTGTATTTCGTGTCATGCGAGTTTAACCTCTCAAATGACAATAAATAGTGACAATGACCACAAATATGATGATCCAAGCGTTGCTACGGGCAGACGTTGTTGGGAGTGTCATAAAGGTGTACCACACGGTAAAGTCAGAGGTCTTGCAACGACACCTAATAACTTAGGTGTTAAAGAAGTTAAGTAAAAGGAGAAATGATGATGAAATTCAAATTGTTACTTGTTGGCTCACTTGTCGCTATCGGAGCAATGGCATTATTGGCTGGCAATATAACCGAAAGAGAGAAACAAAGAGTCGAACTTGCTAAAGCACCAAGTGAAGCAGGAATCGAAGGTAAAGCAAAAAGTGAAGAGTGGGCAAAATACTACCCAAGACAGTTTGATTCTTGGAAAAAAACCAAAGAGAGCGACAATCTTGATGATATGCTCGCTAAAAAACCTTACCTTGCTGTTGCATGGGCAGGTTATCCATTCTCTAAAGACTATAATGCACCACGTGGTCACTACTATGCGGTACAAGATAACATCAATTCACTCAGAACTGGCGCTCCAACAGACGCTAAAACAGGTCCTCTTCCAACGGCATGTTGGACGTGTAAATCTCCAGATGTTCCTCGTTTGATCGAAGAAGATGGTGAATTAGAGTATT
It contains:
- the nrfH gene encoding cytochrome c nitrite reductase small subunit, which gives rise to MKNSNFLKYAALLVFVIAIGFFAYMVHASKALSYLSSDPKACINCHVMNTQYATWQHSSHAERAGCIDCHLPRDNMVNKYIAKARDGYNHSVAFTFNTYKNAIKISDDGAKRVQENCISCHASLTSQMTINSDNDHKYDDPSVATGRRCWECHKGVPHGKVRGLATTPNNLGVKEVK